Proteins encoded in a region of the Corynebacterium breve genome:
- a CDS encoding argininosuccinate synthase — protein sequence MTNRVVLAYSGGLDTSVAIPYLAEMTGGEVIAVSLDLGQGGEDMESVRQRALDCGAVESIVVDAKDEFAEEYCLPTIKANGKYMKQYPLVSAISRPLIVKHLVEAAKEHGGTHVSHGCTGKGNDQVRFEVGFMDNDPNLQIIAPARDFAWTRDKAIAYAEGKDLPIEQSASSPFSIDQNVWGRAVETGFLEDLWNAPTKDLYAYTEDPALGNAPDEVIISFEAGKPVAIDGKPVTMLEAIEEMNRRAGAQGIGRLDMVEDRLVGIKSREIYEAPGAVALITAHEALEDVTIERELARYKRLIDARWSEEVYDGLWFSPLKRSLDAFIESTQEHATGDIRMVLHAGTATVNGRRSSHSLYDFNLATYDTGDTFDQTAAKGFVELHGLSSKIANKRDREAGAN from the coding sequence ATGACTAACCGTGTTGTTCTTGCCTACTCGGGCGGCCTGGACACTTCTGTGGCAATTCCATACCTGGCCGAAATGACCGGCGGCGAGGTCATCGCAGTTTCCCTGGACCTCGGCCAGGGCGGCGAAGACATGGAGTCCGTCCGCCAGCGTGCCCTTGATTGCGGCGCTGTGGAGTCCATCGTCGTGGACGCAAAAGATGAATTCGCGGAAGAATACTGCCTGCCGACCATCAAGGCAAACGGTAAGTACATGAAGCAGTACCCACTGGTATCGGCGATTTCTCGTCCTCTGATCGTGAAGCACCTCGTCGAGGCGGCAAAAGAGCACGGCGGTACCCACGTTTCCCACGGCTGCACCGGTAAGGGCAACGACCAGGTGCGTTTCGAAGTCGGCTTTATGGACAACGACCCGAACCTGCAGATCATCGCACCAGCACGCGACTTCGCCTGGACCCGCGACAAGGCAATCGCATATGCAGAGGGCAAGGACTTGCCAATCGAGCAGTCTGCATCTTCGCCTTTCTCCATCGATCAAAACGTGTGGGGTCGCGCTGTGGAGACAGGCTTCCTTGAGGACCTGTGGAACGCGCCAACCAAGGACCTCTACGCGTACACCGAGGATCCGGCCTTGGGTAACGCTCCTGACGAAGTCATCATCTCTTTCGAGGCCGGCAAGCCAGTAGCCATCGACGGCAAGCCTGTCACCATGCTCGAAGCGATCGAAGAAATGAACCGCCGCGCTGGTGCCCAGGGCATCGGGCGTCTTGACATGGTCGAGGACCGCCTAGTCGGCATCAAGTCCCGCGAGATCTACGAAGCACCAGGTGCGGTCGCTTTGATTACCGCTCACGAGGCACTCGAGGATGTCACCATCGAGCGCGAATTGGCACGCTACAAGCGCCTGATCGACGCCCGCTGGTCTGAGGAGGTTTACGACGGCCTGTGGTTCTCCCCGCTCAAGCGTTCCCTAGACGCGTTCATTGAGTCCACCCAGGAGCATGCCACTGGCGACATTCGCATGGTCCTTCACGCTGGTACAGCAACTGTTAACGGTCGTCGCTCAAGCCACTCCCTGTACGACTTCAACCTTGCTACCTATGACACCGGCGACACTTTCGACCAGACGGCTGCGAAGGGCTTCGTCGAGTTGCATGGCTTGTCCTCGAAGATCGCTAACAAGCGTGACCGCGAGGCTGGAGCGAACTAA
- the argJ gene encoding bifunctional glutamate N-acetyltransferase/amino-acid acetyltransferase ArgJ: MSTTGITFPAGFEAAATTAGIKPSGNPDMALVVNNGPEFNAAAVFTRNRVVASPVKVSRDAIANGQLKAVVYNSGNANACNGTQGDKDAAAMQTLVAQTVNVEVRDVAVCSTGLIGEMLPMENVTAGIAALGEGLGDNGAQAAAAIMTTDTVRKEASVSKKGWSVGAMGKGVGMMAPSLATMLVCITTDASATSEALNDALRAATAVTFDTLDIDGSTSTNDTVILMASGASGVEPTQEELNDAVFQVCSDIADQLQADAEGVTKRVKITVEGTGSDTQALNAARTLGRDNLFKCAMFGSDPNWGRVLAAVGMADADMDPDNISVYFNDQPVCLKTTGAPGAREVDLSGTDIDVRVDLGTGGEGTATVRTTDLSHDYVEINSAYSS; the protein is encoded by the coding sequence ATGAGCACCACCGGAATTACATTCCCAGCTGGCTTCGAGGCGGCTGCAACAACCGCTGGAATCAAGCCATCGGGCAACCCTGACATGGCATTGGTAGTAAACAACGGGCCAGAATTCAACGCCGCCGCAGTGTTTACCCGCAATCGTGTTGTTGCATCTCCGGTCAAAGTGTCTCGTGATGCAATCGCGAACGGACAGCTCAAGGCTGTTGTGTACAACTCGGGAAATGCAAACGCGTGTAACGGTACGCAGGGGGACAAGGATGCAGCAGCCATGCAGACCTTGGTGGCGCAAACAGTTAACGTAGAGGTTCGCGATGTGGCGGTTTGCTCAACTGGACTTATTGGCGAAATGCTTCCCATGGAGAACGTCACCGCGGGCATTGCGGCGTTGGGCGAGGGACTGGGCGACAACGGTGCGCAGGCAGCAGCTGCGATTATGACGACCGATACGGTGCGAAAGGAAGCGTCGGTAAGTAAGAAAGGCTGGTCCGTCGGCGCGATGGGTAAAGGCGTAGGGATGATGGCACCTTCGCTAGCGACGATGCTGGTATGCATCACCACCGATGCTTCCGCGACGTCCGAGGCTCTCAATGACGCACTTCGAGCGGCAACAGCCGTTACTTTTGACACCTTGGATATTGACGGATCGACGTCTACCAACGACACGGTGATCTTAATGGCGTCCGGAGCCAGCGGAGTAGAGCCCACTCAAGAGGAACTCAATGATGCTGTTTTCCAGGTTTGCTCGGATATTGCCGATCAGCTTCAGGCCGATGCAGAGGGTGTGACCAAGCGCGTCAAGATCACTGTTGAAGGAACGGGATCGGACACTCAGGCACTGAATGCAGCGCGCACCTTGGGTCGCGACAACTTGTTTAAATGCGCGATGTTTGGTTCCGACCCCAACTGGGGTAGAGTCCTCGCGGCTGTGGGAATGGCGGATGCCGATATGGATCCCGACAACATCTCGGTGTACTTCAATGATCAGCCTGTGTGCTTAAAGACAACAGGTGCGCCAGGAGCTCGCGAGGTCGACTTGTCAGGGACTGACATCGATGTGCGCGTCGACTTGGGCACCGGTGGTGAAGGCACCGCGACCGTGCGCACCACCGACTTGTCTCACGATTACGTCGAAATCAACTCTGCGTACAGCAGCTAA
- the tyrS gene encoding tyrosine--tRNA ligase yields the protein MSSTNIIDELSWRGLINQSTDLDDLREATQNPITLYCGFDPTGPSLHAGHLVPLLMLRRFQMAGHRPLVLAGGATGMIGDPRDVGERSMNSEDTVEDWAERISGQLSRFVSFEGDNAAQLVNNNDWTKDLTVISFLRDIGKHFPLSTMLARDTVKRRLENDGISYTEFSYMLLQANDFVQLRRNFDCILQVGGGDQWGNLVAGVDLNRRMDGEQTHALTVPLVTDSEGKKFGKSTGGGSLWLDPEMTSPYTWYQYFINASDADVIRYLRWFTFLTKEELEELEVEVAERPFKREAQKRLAQEMTDLVHGPEATKAVELASQALFGRAELTELDEKTLASAVSETAVFEVAAGEPRTIVDLLVGTGLVDSRGAARRAIKEGGAYVNNERVDSEEWEPAATDLLHGTWLVLRRGKKNFAGVRIAQS from the coding sequence ATGTCATCGACGAACATCATTGACGAGCTCTCTTGGCGTGGCCTGATCAACCAGTCCACCGATCTTGATGACCTCCGCGAGGCTACTCAAAACCCCATCACTTTGTACTGCGGTTTTGATCCCACCGGTCCGTCTCTGCACGCGGGCCACTTGGTTCCGCTGCTCATGCTTCGTCGTTTTCAGATGGCGGGTCACCGTCCGTTGGTGCTGGCGGGTGGCGCGACAGGCATGATCGGCGATCCCCGTGACGTTGGTGAGCGATCCATGAATTCCGAGGACACTGTCGAAGATTGGGCAGAGCGCATTTCGGGCCAGCTTTCGCGCTTTGTCTCCTTTGAGGGTGACAACGCAGCTCAGTTGGTGAACAACAACGACTGGACCAAGGATCTTACGGTCATTTCGTTCCTTCGCGACATCGGCAAGCACTTTCCGCTCTCCACGATGCTGGCGCGCGACACCGTAAAGCGCCGCCTGGAAAATGACGGCATTTCATACACCGAGTTCTCATACATGCTGCTTCAGGCCAATGACTTTGTGCAGCTGCGTCGTAACTTTGACTGCATTTTGCAGGTGGGAGGTGGCGACCAGTGGGGCAACCTAGTCGCGGGCGTTGATCTGAATCGTCGGATGGACGGTGAACAAACACACGCGCTGACCGTCCCTTTGGTTACAGATTCCGAGGGTAAGAAATTTGGTAAGTCGACCGGCGGCGGCTCCTTGTGGCTCGACCCCGAGATGACCAGCCCATATACGTGGTACCAATACTTCATCAACGCATCCGATGCCGACGTGATCCGCTACCTTCGTTGGTTCACCTTCTTAACCAAGGAAGAGCTTGAGGAGCTCGAGGTGGAAGTTGCCGAGCGTCCATTCAAGCGCGAAGCGCAAAAGCGATTGGCCCAGGAAATGACTGACTTGGTCCATGGGCCGGAAGCAACGAAGGCTGTGGAACTTGCATCGCAGGCCCTTTTCGGTCGCGCCGAACTTACTGAACTCGATGAGAAAACATTGGCGTCGGCAGTTTCAGAAACTGCCGTGTTCGAGGTAGCGGCAGGGGAACCTCGCACTATTGTTGATCTCCTAGTGGGCACCGGCCTTGTTGATTCACGCGGTGCCGCACGCCGAGCCATCAAGGAAGGTGGCGCGTACGTGAACAACGAGCGTGTCGATTCCGAGGAGTGGGAGCCTGCTGCCACCGATCTGCTTCACGGCACCTGGCTCGTTCTTCGCCGAGGTAAGAAGAACTTTGCGGGTGTTCGGATCGCCCAATCTTAG
- the argH gene encoding argininosuccinate lyase, which translates to MQQHGTNEGALWGGRFSGGPSEAMFALSVSTHFDWVLAPYDVLASKAHAKVLNRAGLLNDDDLATMLAGLDQLGKDVADGTFTPVPSDEDVHGAMERGLIDRVGAEVGGRLRAGRSRNDQVAAMFRMWLRDALRDVALDVTDLVDALVAQAKAHPDAIMPGKTHFQAAQPILLAHSLLAHAQPLLRDLERIKDLDKRLAVSPYGSGALAGSSLHLDPEAIAEELGFDSATDNSLDGTASRDFASEAAFVLAQIGVDLSRFAEEIIAWSTPEFGYITLHDEWSTGSSIMPQKKNPDVAELTRGKSGRLIGNLSGLLATLKAQPLAYNRDLQEDKEPVIDSINQLKLLLPALTGLTSTLVFHEGRMRELAPQGFTLATDLAEWMVRQGVPFREAHEASGACVRIAESRGVDLVELTDEELTSVDTRLTPEVREVLTIDGAVASRDTRGGTARPRVEEQRERVAEKNSDFRTWASAPVRS; encoded by the coding sequence ATGCAGCAGCACGGTACCAACGAAGGAGCACTGTGGGGCGGTCGTTTCTCCGGCGGCCCCTCCGAGGCCATGTTTGCCCTGTCAGTGTCCACCCATTTCGACTGGGTGTTGGCCCCTTACGACGTGCTGGCTTCCAAGGCGCACGCCAAGGTGCTCAACCGCGCTGGGCTGCTTAACGACGACGACTTGGCCACAATGCTCGCCGGCCTGGATCAATTAGGCAAAGACGTTGCTGACGGCACCTTCACCCCGGTGCCTTCCGACGAGGACGTGCACGGCGCAATGGAGCGTGGCCTGATCGACCGTGTCGGCGCTGAAGTTGGTGGCCGTCTGCGTGCGGGCCGGTCCCGCAACGACCAGGTCGCTGCAATGTTCCGCATGTGGCTGCGAGACGCGCTACGCGATGTGGCTCTGGACGTGACCGATTTGGTTGACGCGCTCGTCGCTCAAGCAAAGGCGCACCCGGATGCGATTATGCCGGGCAAGACGCACTTCCAGGCCGCGCAACCGATTCTGCTTGCGCACTCCCTGTTGGCGCATGCCCAACCTTTGCTACGCGATCTTGAGCGCATCAAGGATTTGGATAAGCGCCTGGCAGTGTCTCCTTATGGCTCTGGTGCATTGGCAGGTTCGTCGCTGCATCTCGATCCTGAGGCGATTGCAGAAGAACTCGGTTTCGACTCTGCCACTGACAATTCTCTTGACGGTACTGCCTCACGTGACTTCGCTTCCGAAGCTGCTTTCGTGCTGGCTCAGATCGGGGTCGACCTATCCCGTTTTGCCGAGGAGATCATCGCATGGTCTACTCCGGAGTTTGGCTACATCACGCTGCATGATGAATGGTCCACAGGCTCGTCGATCATGCCGCAGAAGAAGAACCCTGATGTAGCTGAGCTCACCCGCGGTAAGTCGGGTCGTCTGATCGGTAATCTGTCCGGTTTGCTGGCCACTTTGAAGGCACAGCCGTTGGCATACAACCGTGACCTCCAAGAGGATAAAGAGCCGGTGATTGACTCAATTAACCAGTTGAAGCTACTTCTTCCAGCACTGACAGGTCTGACCTCAACCTTGGTTTTTCATGAGGGCCGCATGCGAGAGCTCGCGCCCCAGGGATTCACGCTTGCCACCGACCTGGCGGAATGGATGGTTCGTCAAGGTGTTCCGTTCCGAGAAGCTCATGAAGCGTCCGGCGCATGTGTGAGGATTGCCGAATCGCGCGGGGTGGATCTGGTCGAGCTTACCGACGAGGAACTCACAAGCGTAGATACTCGATTGACTCCGGAGGTGCGTGAAGTTCTCACCATCGATGGGGCTGTGGCCTCCCGCGATACCCGAGGTGGCACGGCACGTCCGCGTGTTGAGGAACAACGGGAGCGCGTAGCGGAAAAGAACTCCGACTTCCGAACTTGGGCGTCTGCTCCAGTTCGCAGTTAG
- a CDS encoding acetylornithine transaminase, which translates to MGHAQKMWGEVLMNTYGTPPVELVSGSGALVTDDEGKEYIDLLAGIAVNALGHGHPAIVDAVTAQIAELGHVSNLFASKPVVQVASELRKRFGDESARVFFCNSGGEANEAAFKLARLSGRKRVLAAEHGFHGRTMGSLSLTGQPDKRKPFEPMVPGVEFYPYGDIDFITKQVQTNPDDVAGIFLEPIQGETGVIPAPEGFLTQVRELCDKHGILMIVDEVQTGIGRTGDFFAHQYEGVVPDIITMAKGLGGGLPIGACLARGKSAELFGPGSHGTTFGGNPVACAAATAVLKVIDDAFVADVKRKGELFVDKLRAVDGVADVRGRGLMLGVILDKPVAKEAVAQGYKQGLILNAPSETIIRLTPPLVITDEQIEEAANRLADTLSALK; encoded by the coding sequence ATGGGGCACGCACAAAAAATGTGGGGCGAGGTCCTCATGAATACCTACGGCACTCCGCCGGTCGAATTGGTTTCCGGCTCGGGGGCGCTGGTCACTGATGATGAAGGAAAGGAATACATCGACCTGCTTGCAGGCATCGCCGTCAATGCATTGGGACATGGGCATCCCGCTATCGTGGATGCTGTTACAGCGCAGATCGCCGAACTCGGACATGTTTCCAATTTGTTCGCGTCCAAGCCCGTTGTCCAGGTCGCATCCGAGCTGAGGAAGCGCTTTGGCGACGAATCCGCGCGTGTGTTTTTCTGCAACTCCGGCGGAGAGGCAAATGAGGCAGCATTTAAACTTGCTCGGCTGTCAGGACGCAAACGCGTACTAGCAGCTGAACACGGTTTCCACGGCCGCACTATGGGTTCCTTGTCCCTGACAGGACAGCCTGATAAGCGCAAGCCATTTGAACCCATGGTTCCAGGCGTGGAGTTTTATCCGTATGGGGACATCGATTTCATCACCAAGCAGGTGCAAACAAACCCAGACGATGTCGCTGGAATCTTCCTCGAGCCGATTCAGGGCGAAACTGGCGTCATCCCGGCACCAGAAGGATTCCTAACACAGGTCCGAGAGTTGTGCGACAAGCACGGGATATTGATGATCGTCGACGAAGTTCAGACTGGTATCGGCCGTACCGGTGACTTCTTTGCACACCAGTACGAGGGCGTTGTTCCTGACATCATCACCATGGCGAAAGGCCTCGGCGGCGGATTGCCCATCGGTGCATGTTTGGCACGAGGGAAGTCAGCTGAGCTTTTCGGACCGGGTTCGCACGGCACCACGTTTGGTGGAAACCCTGTAGCGTGCGCTGCGGCGACCGCAGTACTAAAAGTTATCGACGACGCTTTCGTCGCCGATGTGAAGAGAAAAGGTGAGCTGTTCGTCGACAAGCTTCGTGCCGTCGATGGGGTAGCGGATGTGCGCGGTAGAGGCCTCATGTTGGGTGTCATTTTGGATAAGCCTGTGGCGAAGGAAGCCGTTGCTCAGGGATACAAGCAAGGGCTGATCCTCAATGCGCCGTCCGAGACGATCATTCGCCTCACCCCACCTTTGGTAATTACCGATGAGCAAATTGAAGAAGCTGCCAACCGTCTCGCAGACACGTTGTCTGCACTGAAGTAA
- a CDS encoding Trm112 family protein yields MSLDPKLLEVLACPKDKGPLTYLEDEQLLVNDRLNVAYRIDDGIPVLLIDEAQPYKAS; encoded by the coding sequence ATGAGTCTTGATCCAAAACTGCTTGAGGTCCTTGCTTGTCCCAAGGACAAGGGCCCCTTGACCTATCTGGAAGATGAACAGCTCTTGGTCAACGATCGGTTGAACGTGGCCTATCGTATCGACGACGGCATCCCGGTATTGCTTATCGACGAGGCGCAGCCGTACAAGGCCTCATAG
- the argB gene encoding acetylglutamate kinase — MENILKGITSEVRANVLAEALPWLMHFRDKIVVVKYGGNAMVDEELKKAFAADMVFLRTVGAKPVVVHGGGPQISSMLTRLGLEGEFKGGFRVTTPEVMEVVRMVLFGQVGRDLVGLINSHGPYAIGTSGEDAGLFTAEKRFVDVGGVKTDIGLVGDIVDVHPEAVMDIIESGRIPVVSGIAPGTDGNVYNINADSAAGALAEALGAERLLILTNVEGLYTDWPNKDSLVSKIEVDQLENILPRLDSGMIPKMESCVRAVRGGVKAAHVIDGRIAHSVILELLTMGGIGTMVLPDDYDRGDYPDGTVFRKDVQ; from the coding sequence ATGGAAAACATTCTCAAAGGCATCACCAGCGAAGTACGGGCAAACGTACTCGCTGAGGCTTTGCCGTGGCTGATGCACTTCCGCGACAAGATCGTTGTGGTGAAGTACGGCGGCAACGCAATGGTCGACGAAGAGCTGAAGAAAGCATTCGCCGCCGACATGGTATTCCTTCGTACGGTCGGAGCAAAGCCTGTGGTCGTGCATGGTGGAGGTCCGCAAATCTCTTCGATGCTCACGCGCCTAGGCCTCGAAGGCGAGTTCAAGGGCGGTTTTCGCGTGACCACTCCAGAAGTTATGGAAGTTGTGCGCATGGTGCTGTTCGGCCAGGTTGGTCGAGACCTAGTCGGCCTGATCAACTCACACGGACCGTACGCGATTGGTACCTCGGGCGAAGACGCCGGGCTGTTCACAGCGGAAAAACGGTTTGTTGATGTCGGTGGAGTGAAAACTGACATTGGCTTAGTCGGTGACATCGTCGATGTCCACCCAGAGGCAGTTATGGACATCATCGAGTCGGGCAGAATCCCAGTTGTTTCCGGCATCGCCCCTGGTACCGATGGCAACGTGTACAACATCAACGCCGATTCGGCTGCGGGCGCACTAGCAGAGGCACTCGGCGCAGAACGTCTCTTGATCCTGACCAACGTTGAAGGCTTGTATACCGATTGGCCGAACAAAGATTCTCTGGTTAGCAAAATCGAGGTCGACCAGCTTGAGAACATTTTGCCTCGCTTGGATTCAGGCATGATCCCGAAAATGGAATCATGCGTCCGTGCGGTGCGCGGGGGAGTCAAAGCCGCGCACGTGATTGATGGACGCATCGCCCACTCGGTAATCCTAGAGCTGCTTACCATGGGCGGCATTGGCACTATGGTGCTTCCCGACGACTACGACCGTGGCGACTACCCAGATGGAACAGTGTTTAGAAAGGACGTGCAGTAA
- a CDS encoding arginine repressor, producing the protein MNSTTVSRTARQSRIMNILETTRVSSQVQLSELLLDEGIDITQATLSRDLDEIGAKKIRPSAGGRAYYTVSTVEQSLAEVLTGPRDKLRRMLEELVVSVDYSANIAVLRTPPGAAQYLASYIDRVGLEAVVGTIAGDDTIFVLAREPVTGKELARNLAATPEQEPK; encoded by the coding sequence ATGAACTCGACTACGGTTTCGCGAACCGCACGGCAATCTCGCATCATGAACATTTTGGAAACAACGCGGGTGTCGTCGCAAGTACAACTTTCTGAGCTGCTTCTCGACGAAGGCATCGACATTACCCAGGCAACACTTTCCAGGGATCTCGACGAGATTGGTGCCAAAAAGATTCGTCCAAGTGCCGGCGGTCGGGCCTATTACACCGTCAGCACTGTCGAGCAAAGCCTTGCGGAAGTACTCACAGGACCGCGGGACAAGCTTAGGCGCATGCTCGAAGAGCTCGTGGTGTCGGTCGACTACTCTGCCAATATCGCGGTGCTGCGAACTCCACCGGGTGCAGCTCAGTACCTCGCGAGCTATATCGATCGCGTCGGCTTGGAAGCGGTCGTAGGTACCATCGCGGGTGACGACACGATTTTCGTCCTAGCCCGGGAACCGGTAACCGGAAAAGAGCTAGCCAGAAATCTCGCTGCTACGCCAGAACAAGAACCTAAATAA
- a CDS encoding vWA domain-containing protein — MKKLWVSLIALLSAIALVGCESDVVSNPFGGSEFDDQPLTIVAATELKDLEPLVQQASDDLGFPIKLEFPAGTLVNSQSLKAGDFDGQVDATWFATNRYVDLIGASGKLADETKIATSPVAFGVWEDSAKRLGWDSKQPTWREFSDAANRGDFTFGMTHPTTSNSGFSALLSVATALADTGSALTSQDIDTIEEPMQQLYQAQAMVSGSSGWLADSFIESPEKVDAIVNYESTLYQLRDEGQPIKVIVPQDGVISADYPLSTLAEPATSSAPEKVSALADWLMEHDEEIAQSYRRPLSGTEALPAELANQSVIELAFPADYAVVEKLVNQYNNDYRNPGSTTFVLDTSGSMEGERLDSLKAIMTSLVDGTASTTTGDVALRDREKVTLWSFGTTPNPPLTQEFSRESNEVKGSLQSYIDGLNADGTTAVYQTLLDALNASDTSGGIPSIVLLSDGIVTAGPNYDGFLAEYNALPQEKKDIPVFVILYGEASVQEMQGLADLTGGEVFDALNGDLDEAFKEIRGFQ; from the coding sequence ATGAAAAAGCTGTGGGTAAGCCTGATCGCTTTGCTTTCTGCCATCGCGCTGGTGGGCTGTGAAAGCGATGTAGTTTCCAATCCTTTCGGTGGCTCGGAATTTGATGACCAGCCACTGACCATTGTTGCTGCGACGGAACTCAAAGACCTCGAACCACTCGTGCAACAGGCTTCCGATGACCTGGGCTTTCCAATCAAACTCGAATTTCCTGCCGGCACGCTTGTTAACTCGCAGTCTTTGAAGGCTGGCGACTTCGACGGACAAGTTGACGCTACATGGTTTGCAACGAACCGTTACGTCGACCTCATTGGTGCGTCTGGGAAACTCGCCGATGAAACGAAGATCGCCACAAGTCCTGTGGCGTTCGGCGTATGGGAAGATTCCGCCAAACGGCTCGGATGGGACAGCAAACAACCAACATGGCGAGAGTTCTCAGACGCCGCAAACCGCGGAGACTTTACTTTCGGCATGACGCACCCGACTACTTCGAACTCGGGCTTTTCGGCTCTGCTTTCGGTGGCTACCGCGTTGGCTGACACCGGCAGTGCATTGACCTCGCAGGACATCGACACAATTGAGGAGCCAATGCAACAGCTTTATCAAGCACAAGCGATGGTGTCTGGCTCCTCGGGTTGGTTGGCAGACTCTTTCATTGAGTCACCCGAGAAAGTTGATGCGATCGTTAATTATGAATCGACGCTGTACCAACTCCGCGACGAAGGGCAGCCCATCAAAGTCATCGTTCCGCAAGACGGAGTGATTTCGGCGGACTACCCGCTATCAACATTGGCAGAGCCCGCAACTTCGAGCGCCCCCGAGAAAGTTAGCGCGTTGGCGGACTGGTTAATGGAACACGATGAGGAAATCGCGCAGTCGTACCGACGGCCACTTTCTGGGACGGAAGCACTCCCGGCAGAACTGGCTAATCAATCCGTGATTGAGCTCGCGTTTCCTGCGGACTACGCAGTCGTCGAAAAGCTTGTTAACCAGTACAACAACGACTACCGCAATCCGGGTTCTACAACCTTCGTCCTAGATACCTCCGGGTCGATGGAAGGGGAGCGCCTGGATTCACTAAAAGCGATCATGACCTCGTTGGTCGATGGAACTGCATCGACCACAACGGGCGATGTTGCGCTGCGTGATCGTGAAAAAGTAACTCTATGGTCGTTTGGCACTACTCCGAACCCACCTTTGACTCAAGAATTCAGCCGCGAAAGCAATGAAGTTAAGGGAAGCCTCCAAAGCTACATCGACGGTCTCAACGCGGACGGCACTACAGCGGTCTACCAGACGTTGCTGGATGCACTTAATGCTTCGGACACTTCCGGCGGTATTCCATCGATAGTGCTTCTCTCAGACGGAATTGTTACTGCGGGCCCGAATTATGATGGATTCCTTGCTGAGTACAACGCGTTGCCACAGGAGAAGAAGGACATTCCGGTGTTCGTGATTTTGTATGGTGAAGCCAGTGTCCAGGAAATGCAAGGACTTGCAGATTTGACCGGTGGAGAAGTGTTTGACGCCCTTAACGGCGATCTTGACGAGGCTTTTAAGGAGATCCGTGGATTCCAGTAA
- the argF gene encoding ornithine carbamoyltransferase, which translates to MPRNFLSDDDLTPQEQAEVLSLAAELKKAPLSRRPLEGPLSVAVLFDKTSTRTRFSFDAGIAQLGGHAIVTETGNSQMGKGETYQDTGAVLSRFTEAIVWRTYAHSNLEEMAETATVPIVNALSDDLHPCQILADLQTVIENLCPEEGPAGLKGKKAVYLGDGDNNMANSYMIGFATAGMDISIIGPEGFLPKQEFVDRANTRATETGATVKVTSDLAEVSGADVVITDTWVSMGMENDGKDRRTPFLPYQVTQEVMEMAGENSIFLHCLPAYRGNEVTAEVIDGPQSRVFDEAENRMHAQKALLVWLLENQ; encoded by the coding sequence ATGCCACGGAACTTTCTCTCTGACGACGACCTCACCCCTCAAGAACAAGCCGAGGTGCTAAGCCTCGCAGCTGAACTGAAAAAGGCTCCTCTATCGCGCCGACCTTTGGAAGGCCCGCTGTCTGTTGCGGTGTTGTTCGACAAAACCTCTACACGTACACGTTTCTCGTTCGACGCCGGCATTGCTCAATTAGGTGGGCATGCCATCGTGACCGAAACTGGAAACTCTCAAATGGGCAAGGGCGAAACCTACCAGGACACCGGCGCCGTCCTGTCCCGCTTCACTGAAGCGATCGTGTGGCGTACCTATGCACACTCAAACCTCGAAGAGATGGCGGAGACAGCGACGGTGCCCATCGTCAACGCGTTGTCTGATGACCTCCACCCGTGCCAAATTTTGGCCGACCTGCAGACGGTTATCGAAAACCTCTGCCCCGAAGAGGGACCAGCTGGCTTGAAGGGGAAGAAAGCTGTGTACCTCGGCGATGGCGACAACAACATGGCCAACTCCTACATGATCGGCTTTGCCACCGCTGGAATGGATATTTCGATCATTGGACCCGAAGGATTCTTGCCTAAACAGGAGTTCGTTGATCGTGCTAACACACGAGCAACCGAAACTGGAGCGACTGTGAAAGTGACTTCGGATCTGGCAGAGGTCAGTGGCGCGGATGTCGTCATCACCGACACTTGGGTCTCGATGGGGATGGAAAACGATGGCAAAGATCGTCGCACGCCGTTCCTGCCGTACCAAGTCACTCAGGAAGTGATGGAAATGGCGGGGGAGAACTCCATCTTCTTGCATTGTCTACCGGCGTACCGCGGCAATGAAGTCACTGCCGAAGTAATCGATGGCCCGCAGTCTCGAGTATTCGACGAAGCGGAAAACCGCATGCACGCACAAAAGGCTCTGCTCGTCTGGCTCCTGGAGAACCAATAG